Proteins from a single region of Chryseobacterium sp. W4I1:
- a CDS encoding polysaccharide lyase family 1 protein codes for MIKHFTKIMTIGIVCGSLAFVEAQNVLSFPGAEGFGRYTTGGRGGKVYVVDKLTDDGSEGTLRYALDQKGPRYIVFKTGGTIYLESPLKIKEGNVTIAGQTAPGDGITVANYETFVGADNVIIRYMRFRMGNQKKHEGDALGARFIKNLIIDHCSMSWSTDETVSIYVNENTTLQWCVIAESLRNSFHKKGPHGYGGIAGGKFASFHHNMYAHHDSRNPRLGEYAGSKFALTDLTDFRNNVIYNWGNNNVYGGEGMNVNIVNNYYKPGPATTTKQRIVAIDKNGNPEAEVYNIWGKYYINGNVIEGNPEITKDNWTEGVFGQMKAYNLTDKDKNSIKINQPHDIQSNVITHSAKEAYEKILQIGGASLVRDAVDLHVLKDVKNGSFTYKGSKGSTNGIIDSQNDVGGFPKLDEGKALPDSDNDGMPDEWEIKHQLNPKVANANGRDLDKNYDNIEVYFNDIVKKITEKQF; via the coding sequence ATGATAAAACACTTCACAAAAATAATGACGATAGGGATTGTATGCGGAAGTCTGGCTTTTGTTGAAGCTCAAAATGTCCTAAGTTTTCCCGGTGCAGAAGGTTTCGGAAGATATACAACCGGCGGTCGTGGAGGAAAGGTTTATGTTGTTGATAAATTGACGGATGACGGCTCAGAAGGCACTTTAAGATATGCTCTAGATCAAAAAGGACCGAGATATATTGTTTTTAAAACCGGCGGAACAATTTACTTGGAATCACCGTTAAAAATAAAAGAAGGCAATGTCACCATTGCCGGACAAACCGCTCCAGGAGACGGAATTACCGTTGCCAATTACGAAACTTTTGTAGGTGCAGACAACGTGATTATTCGCTACATGAGATTCAGAATGGGTAATCAGAAAAAACATGAAGGTGATGCTTTGGGTGCCAGGTTTATAAAAAATTTAATTATTGATCATTGCTCGATGAGCTGGTCTACAGACGAGACAGTTTCCATTTATGTTAATGAAAACACAACGCTTCAATGGTGCGTAATTGCAGAAAGTTTGAGAAATTCTTTCCATAAGAAAGGTCCTCACGGTTACGGCGGAATTGCAGGCGGAAAATTTGCGTCTTTTCATCATAATATGTATGCTCACCATGACAGCAGAAATCCCAGATTAGGGGAATATGCAGGAAGTAAATTTGCATTAACTGATCTTACCGATTTCAGGAATAATGTGATTTATAATTGGGGAAACAATAATGTGTACGGCGGTGAAGGAATGAACGTGAATATCGTCAATAATTACTATAAACCCGGCCCCGCAACCACCACAAAACAGAGAATTGTTGCCATCGATAAAAACGGAAACCCGGAAGCTGAAGTGTATAACATTTGGGGGAAATATTACATCAACGGAAATGTTATAGAAGGAAACCCGGAAATCACGAAGGACAACTGGACGGAAGGTGTTTTCGGTCAGATGAAAGCTTATAATTTGACAGATAAGGATAAAAACTCCATAAAAATCAATCAGCCACATGATATTCAGAGCAATGTCATCACCCATTCTGCAAAAGAAGCGTATGAGAAAATTTTACAGATCGGCGGAGCAAGTTTAGTGAGAGATGCTGTTGATCTCCATGTGTTGAAAGATGTCAAAAACGGAAGTTTTACCTACAAAGGTTCAAAAGGAAGCACCAACGGCATCATCGATTCACAAAATGATGTCGGCGGATTTCCAAAATTGGACGAAGGAAAGGCACTACCCGACTCAGACAACGACGGAATGCCTGATGAATGGGAAATTAAGCATCAATTAAACCCAAAAGTGGCCAATGCCAACGGAAGAGATTTAGATAAAAACTACGATAATATTGAAGTGTATTTTAATGATATTGTTAAAAAAATAACCGAAAAACAATTCTAA